Below is a genomic region from Gillisia sp. Hel_I_86.
TCGTTCAACCGGTCTTCTACTTCATAATCGCTCAATCCGTACCAACTTTGCAAAAGGCACATTTTAAACAACAACAGGCCGTTATAGGAAGGTTTGCCCACGGCACTTTTTCCTTTGGAATAATCGGCATCTATCAGTTTTTCGATTTTCTCCCAATCGATCACCGCATTTATTTGATTAAAAAATGTTGTTTTTATCTTTCTTGCTCGCAAATCGCAAACTGTGTCTGCCAATGTGGGTTGTTTCTGTAATTTCATACATTAAAAACAAGCCTTAACAAATTAAATATCAATTGATCAAATTATTTTTGTACTCCGATTTTGAACAATTTATCCCTTGCAACGGTCTTATACCAATTTACTTATACAATGTCGCTATTTTTTTTGTATATTTACTAATGGCAAAACCACAGGAATTTACAATAACCCAAAGCGTTGAAGAGCTTAGGGCACTCCGCAAAAGTCAAACTAATATAAAGCATGAAAAGCGTGTTATGTTTTTAATCTATCTAAAAGAGAACAAATTTAAAACACGCCACGAGCTTTGCGATTATTTAGGTATTGATCCACGAACCCAACAACGCTGGACAAAACAGTATCTTGAAAATGGAATATCGTTTTTATTGACTGATTTGCCCAAGAACAAAAAGTCAAAAATAATCACTCCTGAAATACATAAGGAACTTGAAAAACGTTTGAATTCTAGCGACCAGGGATTTTTAGGATATTGGGATGCGCAAGCGTGGGTAAATAATGAATTTGACATAGATATACAATACCATTGGTTGCGCAAATATTTGATAAAGCATTTTAAGACCAAGCTTAAAAGCCCCCGTAAATCTCATTATAAAAAAGATGAAGAAGCTGGAAAAGCTTTTTTAAAAACTCCCTAATGACCTAGACAACATTAGAACAAGTCTAAATAAAAACAAGTATAAGCAAGTAAATTTGTACTTTCAAGATGAAGCTCGATTTGGTATGATGACCCATACCGGCAAACACTTAACAGCCTGCGGGATCAAACCTATTGTCAAATATCAACACATATTTAAAACAACTTATCTATATGGTAGTTATTCCCCAATAAACGGAAATAGTTTTGTCTGGGAAATTAATGGAGTAGATACTACTGTTTTCGAAGCTTATCTAGAGAACTTCTCTAAATACAAACCTCAAGAATTTAAAATTGTGATAATTGATAATGCTGGTTTTCATTCGACAAAAAATATTAATGTGCCCGAGAATATATATTTGTTGAGAATTCCGCCTTACACTCCAGAACTCAATCCGTGTGAACAAGTATGGCAGTATATTAAAAATAGGTTTAAAAATCAAAGGTTTAAATCAATGCAGGAACTTAAACAATGGCTACATCAAATCGTAAAAGATATGGGCAAGCAAACAATAAAATCAATTACTGGCAATCACCATTATGTAAATGCATTTGTTACGACTTTTAATAGTTAAATTGGTCTTAGCATCTGCCAGAATATTCAATTTTTCCTTAATTCTTTCAAAAGGCATTCTTATATAATTAATGTTTTTGATTAATTTTTTAAATTATGTAGTATTAATAAAAGCAAAAACCCCCAAATTGGGGGTTTCTATATCAATTAAAAGAAACTGTTTTTACATACTTTGAACCTGTGATTCCACTTCTTCTTTAGTTCCTTTAAATGTTTTTACTTTTACATCGCTCTTCCCATTTTCAATAGTAGTAGTTCTTACCTTTGCAACAGTTTCATCGCCTTCAGTGGTCATCCTAACTTCTACTTCTTTAGTTTTAGAATTCTCAATACCTTCCACATTCATAATGGAAGCGTTTTCAACTTCATTTTGCGTATCTCCAATAGTGTGCCCGCCTAATATAGGTGCTATTACCAAACCAATCAAGCAAGTAAGCTTTATCAAGATATTCATAGATGGTCCTGAAGTATCTTTAAATGGATCCCCGACAGTATCACCGGTTACGGCAGCTTTATGAGCTTCAGAACCCTTATAGGTCATTTCCCCATCAATTAGAACTCCTGCTTCAAAAGATTTTTTAGCATTGTCCCAAGCTCCCCCTGCATTGTTCTGGAAAATAGCCCAAAGTACCCCACTTACGGTAACTCCGGCCATATACCCTCCCAACATTTCAGCAATTGCCAAATTATCCATTCCGAAGATCATCGGGATAAATGCTATTGCCAAAGGGAACCCTATTGTAAGCAAGCCGGGCAGCATCATTTCTCTTAAAGATGCTTCGGTAGAGATCGCCACGCATTTATCGTATTGTGGTTTTCCTGTACCTTCCATAATTCCTGGAATTTCCCTAAACTGTCTGCGTACTTCCTGTACCATTTCCATAGCTGCTTTTCCAACGGCATTCATCGCCAATGCTGAAAATACTACCGGAATCATTCCCCCTACAAATAACATTGCAAGTACTGGGGCTTTAAAAATGTTGATCCCTTCTATCCCTGTAAAAGTTACATAGGCTGCAAATAAGGCCAAAGAGGTTAATGCAGCAGATGCAATTGCAAAACCTTTCCCGGTTGCTGCAGTTGTATTTCCTACAGAATCCAAGATATCTGTACGTTCTCTCACAATTGGTTCTTGTTCACTCATTTCAGCAATACCACCTGCGTTATCGGAAATTGGTCCGAAGGCATCAATAGCCAATTGCATAGCGGTTGTAGCCATCATTGCTGAAGCTGCTAATGCAACTCCGTAAAATCCTGCGAACGCATAAGAAGCCCAAATTGCACTTGCAAACAATAAAATTGAAGGAAAAGTAGAGATCATCCCTGTTGCCAATCCTGCTATTATATTGGTTCCTGCTCCAGTGCTGGATTGTTGTACGATCTTAAGAATTGGCTTTTTGCCTAATCCTGTATAATATTCGGTTACTGAAGAAATAGCTCCCCCAACTATAAGCCCGATAATAGTTGCGCCGAATACACGCATCGAAGAAATTTCTTTTAAACCTTCTCCAAAGAATTCCATCTGCATGGTTTCCGGGAGCATCCATTTTACAAGGGCAAAACATGATAGGGCAACAAGCGCTATAGAGACCCAGTTCCCAATGTTCAAGGCTCGCATTACTTCCGATTCCTTGGCGTCATTGCTGCTTATTTTAACCAGCATGGTCCCAATCATAGAAATAATGATTCCTGCACCGGCAATAGCCATTGGTAATAATACCGGGCCAATACCGCCAAAAAGATCACTAATGTTTCCGCCCATATCCTTTATCACATAATTCCCAAGGACCATTGCTGCTAAAACGGTTGCTACATAAGAGCCAAAAAGATCGGCTCCCATTCCTGCAACATCCCCTACGTTGTCTCCCACGTTATCTGCAATAGTTGCTGGGTTTCTAGGATCGTCTTCTGGAATACCTGCTTCTACTTTTCCAACCAGATCGGCTCCAACATCCGCAGCTTTGGTGTAAATTCCACCTCCCACACGCGCAAACAAAGCGATAGATTCAGCTCCAAGAGAGAATCCTGCAAGGGTTTCCAATACAATTGTCATATCTGATGTGGAGGTCCAAACACCTCCCATAAAGTAATTGAAGAATAATATAAAGAAGGAAGTTAGGCCTAAAACCGCAAGTCCTGCTACTCCAAGACCCATTACTGTACCACCACCAAAAGAAATCCCCAAGGCATTTGGCAAACTTGTTTTGGCAGCTTGTGTAGTTCTAACATTGGTCTTTGTTGCTATTTTCATTCCCATATTTCCTGCCAGGGCAGAGAAAAATGCTCCAAAAATAAAAGCCACCACAATTAACCAGTGAGTGGTTGGTACTACAAAAGATACTACTGCAAGTGCAATACTTACTATAATCACAAAAACGGTTAGTAATTTATATTCGGCATTTAAAAAAGCAAGGGCACCTTCGTATATATGATCTGAAATTTCTTTCATTTTTCCGTCACCGGCATCCTGTTTTAAAACCCAGGATCTTTTCATCCACATATAAATTAGGCCAATAATTGCTAGAACAATTGGGGCATAGATAATCATTGATTCCATAGAGATAGTTAAATATTGGTTAATGTGCGCTAATGTAGCAAAATCAATGGTAAATAAAAAAGCAATAGCTTTTTAAGGTTATTGCTTTTAATCCCTCACTGAGGGTTTAATCCCCCGAGGTTTTTAATTTCAATATTTATAAAAAAATATTCGCTTATATCCCGAACCTCTCTTTGTCCCCTTCGTAATTTTTATATCTTTCTATACATTGCCTAATGATCTCTTTAGCTTCATCGGCATTTCCCCAACCACCAACATCAACCTTCTTTTTCTCAAGATCTTTGTATACTTTAAAGAAATGCTCGATTTCTTTAAGCAAGTGACCGTTCACATCATCAAGATCATTCAATCTATTCCAGATAGGATCTGAAACCGGCACACAAATGATTTTCTCATCTGGTCCTTTTTCGTCTGCCATGTGGAAAACCCCAATTGGCTTAACTTCCATTACAATTCCTGGAAAGGTTGGTTCTGCTACCAAAACCAATACATCTAATGGATCACTATCCAGCGCAAGGGTGTTGGGGATAAACCCGTAATCTGCAGGGTACATCATAGAAGAAAAGATCATTCGGTCGTACCGAACTTTCTTCAATTCAAAATCGTACTCATATTTGTTCCTACTCCCTTTTGGGATCTCTATCAATACATCAAAAGTCTCTGACATTTTCTTTCTTTTTTGTTCAAACTTTTCAGGCGGCAAATATAGTGATTAATCCTCTTACAAAACGCATTAAAAATGAAAACCAAAGGAAGCGGTGACTCCAAACGATCTGGCATCTTCATTATCGAAGTAATTTCCCCTAAAATGTGCATCTAAGCGAAGGAACTTAAAGATGTTTCCAACACCTACACTATATTCCCAATAAGGTTTAGAATCTGGTGCAATAAGTGGCAATCCAGAGGCAGCTATGTTTTTGTTTTCTTCTGAAATTTCTCCATAAACCCCTCTAATCCCAATAATCTCTCTCAAATTAAGATCTCTTAAGCCCGGGATCCTGGAAAATAACCTTCCGTTGAAGTTGTGCTCAAAATGTGCAGCAGCATACGTATCGGTTACAAATTCGTAGAAGTTAAGCAGTGGGAATGTGTTGTAAAGTGCAAAATAAGTCTGATTTCCAGGCACTACGCTCAACAATCCAAGTGGGACATCCCCAAATGTTTTTCCTGCTTCAAGACTTACATTGGCTTTTCCGAAACCTCCAACCAATAAAGGCTGATTGTAAAAGAATTGAATTTTCCTGTAATTAAAATCACTTTCAAAAATATCCTTAACCCCCAAACTATAGTTTAAAAAGAGGGTTGGAAAATCCCCGCCATTAATAACATTCCTATCCACCCCAAACCCAGTGGTTTCTCTTCCCGGTGTATATGAGAAAATGGTAGAGATTTCGGTTTGGTTTATTTTCGAATCTATTTGAGTTAGTGTTTCATCTGTATAAAAATCCAAACTAAAAGTTGGGGAAGCAGGTTTCAAAATTCTGTAAGATCCTGCAAGTCGAAAAGTGAAGTTTTTAAGGGGCTCTATTTCTAGACTTACCACCGAAAGGTTAATAGAACTCAACTTATCATTATTTCCTACATTGATCAATGAGGAAGAAGCCAAACTTCTGCCAAGCACATCGGTAGTGTTGGTGAGGCTTGTTCCCAATTGCTCTATATCGCGCCTGTTACCAGCTGTGGCGATTATCCTCATTTTTTTGTCCAGCAATATTTTTCCTGCAATCCCATATTTAAATTGCTTGTCCTTGAATCCGTAAGCACCATATCCTTCAATCCGCCATGGATCATTCTCATCGAAATAACTTCTTCCGCCCCCTCTTAATCTAAATCCCTCTACATCATTAAACCCAAAAGTGGTATAAATGGGGCCATAGTCAAAACCATCGAATTCTATGTAGCCAGAAGATAAGGTGGTGGTTAAATTGTACAAGCGTTTAAAGGCCTTTACATTTTGCAGGGTGTCCAGCATTTTGTAGACACCGCGCTCATCCCCATTTAATTCTTCGAGTCTGTTTTCTTTCCAAAATTCATCATCCCGATTATAAACTTCTTTTTTGAAATCGATCACTCGGGTATCGTAAAATTTCAATAGTTTTTTATTGTTGAAATTGTATTCGTCATACAGCACCGTTCTTTTTCCATAGATCCCTCTTGCAGATTCTTTATCCCGAAGCGAAAAATCTACCTGAAAAAAATCTCTGGTGATTAGGAAAATAGAATCGTTCAAAACATCGAATTCCTGCTCTATATAAACCCCTTTCACCCAGTTTACATTGGCGTCTTCTGCCATTTCTAAATTGATCTTCTTAACCGCCCAGGTAGTATCGTTTACCCAAAAGTCCCCTTTAAAGGTCAATTCATTTTTTCGTCTTGGATAATACCTTATTCGATAGCACCATTTGTCACCCACAAAAGAGCTATCTGTTAGAACATAATTATAATTATTGATTCCAGTGGTAGAAAGCGGACTTATAAAACTTTTGTCAAAAAACTTGAGATAATTCTCATAGATATCTATTTCTGAATAAATATCTTTTACAGTGGAAATTAGAAGTTGATTGTTGCTGAAACCAGAATTTTTATTCCCTAAAAGTTCTTCTTTGACCTTTCCGGAATTTTTATCTCCATATACTTTGGAAACGGCCTCATTGAGAAAAATTGGCAAGTAGGTTTTTCCAGTAACCCTGTTCGTGTCCAAATCTTTAAAAATAAATTCCATCCCATTAAATAAGCGACTTTTAATTAAAGCGCTGTCTATTTTATTAAGATCGAATTCAAGCTTTTCATATTTTCTGTATTCGTATTGATCAAATTTCTTTACGCCATTTTGTCTTTTGTTTTCCCAGATCTTTCTTAGGATATCCAAAGCGGGATTGTTTTTTTTAGAAGTTTTCCCTTGATAGATTATCACCTCGCCCAAAGATTCGGTCATTTCTTTTAAAATAATCTTAAGATCCAAATTATCTCCGTTTTCAAGGGGTAACACCAAAGTCTCATACCCTACATAGGAAAATTCCACATTGGGTTGATCTTGATCAGATTTTAGATAGAAAACACCATTTTCGGTGGTTGTAGTTCCTTCAGAAGAGCTTAAAAAAATAACATTCGCAAAAGGAACGGGAGTTCCTGTTTCGTCTACAAGTACTCCACTAATTCTGGTTTGGGACCATCCTTGAAAAATGCCAAAAAAGAGAAAGGCGAATAAAAAGGTGTATTTCATATTTGGGTAAAAAAAAAGCTCCATCGATTATGATAGAGCTGCAAAGGTATATCTATAAGATTACTTGTAAAGCACCTTTTTAACAGCTTTAACAACATCTTCACTATTCGGTAACCAGTTTTTTAGTAATTCCGGGGAATAAGGAGCAGGGGTATCTGCTGTGTTGATCTTAATAATTGGGGCATCCAAATAATCGAATGCATTTTCCTGAACCTGATAGGTGATCTCTGTAGCAACATTTCCAAATGGCCATGCTTCTTCCAATATCACCAATCTATTTGTTTTTTTAACCGATTTATATATTGCCTCATAATCTAAAGGTCTTACCGTACGCAGGTCAATGATTTCACAGGAAATTCCATCTTTTTCCAGTTCATCTGCCGCTTTGTAAGCTTCCTTGATGATTTTTCCAAAAGATACAATCGTAACATCTGTTCCTTCTCTTTTAATATCTGCAACTCCAATTGGAATTATATATTCTTCTTCCGGCACTTCCCCTTTATCTCCGTACATCTGCTCGCTTTCCATGAAAATAACGGGATCGTCATCGCGGATTGCAGCTTTTAACAATCCTTTTGCATCGTAAGGGTTGGAAGGTACAATTACTTTCAATCCTGGACAGTTTGCAAACCAGCTTTCAAATGCTTGAGAGTGGGTGGCTGCCAATTGCCCTGCAGAACCTGTTGGTCCTCTAAATACGATTGGAATGTTGAATTGTCCACCGCTCATCTGACGCATTTTTGCTGCGTTGTTGATAATTTGATCTATTCCAACAAGGGCGAAGTTGAAGGTCATAAACTCTATAATAGGCCTGTTTCCGTTCATGGCGCTTCCAATTCCAATTCCGGAGAAACCAAGTTCAGAAATAGGAGTGTCTATCACCCGCTCTGGACCAAATTCATCCAACATGCCTTTAGACGCTTTGTAAGCACCATTATATTCTGCTACTTCTTCACCCATTAGGTAAATAGTATCATCTTTGCGCATCTCCTCGCTCATGGCCTGCTGAATTGCTTCTCTGAATTGAATTGTTTTCATTCTATATGTCTATACTGTTAAATGTATCGGTTTAAAAAGCAAAAATAGTAATTCAAAAAAGTTTATGATGCATGTAAGAGCTAAAATATTTACTATGCATGCATAGTAAATTCTGTAAAAATTTACCTATCTTCGTTTTCAAGAAAACAAATTATTTAAAAAGAAAATATAGATGAAAATATTAGTGTGTATAAGTCACGTCCCGGACACTACTTCGAAGATTAACTTTACAGATAACAATACTAAGTTTGACACCAATGGAGTCCAGTTTGTAATTAATCCGAATGACGAATTTGGTCTTACCCGTGCTATGTGGTTCAAAGAGAAACAAGGAGCTTCTGTAGATGTAATAAATGTTGGAGGCGCAGAAACTGAACCTACTTTAAGAAAGGCATTAGCTATTGGCGCAGATAATGCAATTAGGGTAAACACGCCCGCAACAGATGGTTTTCAAGTTGCCAAACAACTTGCAAATGTTGCCAAAGAAGGTGGATATGATCTTATTATTGCAGGACGGGAGTCTATAGATTACAACGGGGGAATGGTTCCAGGAATGTTGGCCGCTTTATTAAAAGCCAACTTTGTGAACACTTGTATTGGACTTGAAGTTGAAGGAACCCAAGCAAAAGTAGTTAGGGAAATAGACGGTGGGAAAGAAACTGTTACCGCTAAATTACCATTGATTATTGGTGCACAAAAAGGTTTGGTTGAGGAAAGTGACCTTAGGATTCCCAATATGAGGGGAATTATGATGGCTAGAAAAAAACCATTGAATGTGGTCGAACCTGTGGATGTCACAGTCCAAACTAAAATTGAGAAATTCGAAAAACCGGCTCCTAAAGGTGCTGTGAAATTGATAGATCCGGATAATTTGGATGAATTGATCCAATTACTTCATACAGAAGCTAAAGTGATTTAATTACTTATGGGAGGCTTCAAAAAAAGCCAAAATGG
It encodes:
- a CDS encoding DUF5686 and carboxypeptidase-like regulatory domain-containing protein: MKYTFLFAFLFFGIFQGWSQTRISGVLVDETGTPVPFANVIFLSSSEGTTTTENGVFYLKSDQDQPNVEFSYVGYETLVLPLENGDNLDLKIILKEMTESLGEVIIYQGKTSKKNNPALDILRKIWENKRQNGVKKFDQYEYRKYEKLEFDLNKIDSALIKSRLFNGMEFIFKDLDTNRVTGKTYLPIFLNEAVSKVYGDKNSGKVKEELLGNKNSGFSNNQLLISTVKDIYSEIDIYENYLKFFDKSFISPLSTTGINNYNYVLTDSSFVGDKWCYRIRYYPRRKNELTFKGDFWVNDTTWAVKKINLEMAEDANVNWVKGVYIEQEFDVLNDSIFLITRDFFQVDFSLRDKESARGIYGKRTVLYDEYNFNNKKLLKFYDTRVIDFKKEVYNRDDEFWKENRLEELNGDERGVYKMLDTLQNVKAFKRLYNLTTTLSSGYIEFDGFDYGPIYTTFGFNDVEGFRLRGGGRSYFDENDPWRIEGYGAYGFKDKQFKYGIAGKILLDKKMRIIATAGNRRDIEQLGTSLTNTTDVLGRSLASSSLINVGNNDKLSSINLSVVSLEIEPLKNFTFRLAGSYRILKPASPTFSLDFYTDETLTQIDSKINQTEISTIFSYTPGRETTGFGVDRNVINGGDFPTLFLNYSLGVKDIFESDFNYRKIQFFYNQPLLVGGFGKANVSLEAGKTFGDVPLGLLSVVPGNQTYFALYNTFPLLNFYEFVTDTYAAAHFEHNFNGRLFSRIPGLRDLNLREIIGIRGVYGEISEENKNIAASGLPLIAPDSKPYWEYSVGVGNIFKFLRLDAHFRGNYFDNEDARSFGVTASFGFHF
- a CDS encoding sodium-translocating pyrophosphatase is translated as MESMIIYAPIVLAIIGLIYMWMKRSWVLKQDAGDGKMKEISDHIYEGALAFLNAEYKLLTVFVIIVSIALAVVSFVVPTTHWLIVVAFIFGAFFSALAGNMGMKIATKTNVRTTQAAKTSLPNALGISFGGGTVMGLGVAGLAVLGLTSFFILFFNYFMGGVWTSTSDMTIVLETLAGFSLGAESIALFARVGGGIYTKAADVGADLVGKVEAGIPEDDPRNPATIADNVGDNVGDVAGMGADLFGSYVATVLAAMVLGNYVIKDMGGNISDLFGGIGPVLLPMAIAGAGIIISMIGTMLVKISSNDAKESEVMRALNIGNWVSIALVALSCFALVKWMLPETMQMEFFGEGLKEISSMRVFGATIIGLIVGGAISSVTEYYTGLGKKPILKIVQQSSTGAGTNIIAGLATGMISTFPSILLFASAIWASYAFAGFYGVALAASAMMATTAMQLAIDAFGPISDNAGGIAEMSEQEPIVRERTDILDSVGNTTAATGKGFAIASAALTSLALFAAYVTFTGIEGINIFKAPVLAMLFVGGMIPVVFSALAMNAVGKAAMEMVQEVRRQFREIPGIMEGTGKPQYDKCVAISTEASLREMMLPGLLTIGFPLAIAFIPMIFGMDNLAIAEMLGGYMAGVTVSGVLWAIFQNNAGGAWDNAKKSFEAGVLIDGEMTYKGSEAHKAAVTGDTVGDPFKDTSGPSMNILIKLTCLIGLVIAPILGGHTIGDTQNEVENASIMNVEGIENSKTKEVEVRMTTEGDETVAKVRTTTIENGKSDVKVKTFKGTKEEVESQVQSM
- a CDS encoding IS630 family transposase, which codes for MRTSLNKNKYKQVNLYFQDEARFGMMTHTGKHLTACGIKPIVKYQHIFKTTYLYGSYSPINGNSFVWEINGVDTTVFEAYLENFSKYKPQEFKIVIIDNAGFHSTKNINVPENIYLLRIPPYTPELNPCEQVWQYIKNRFKNQRFKSMQELKQWLHQIVKDMGKQTIKSITGNHHYVNAFVTTFNS
- a CDS encoding pyruvate dehydrogenase complex E1 component subunit beta, with translation MKTIQFREAIQQAMSEEMRKDDTIYLMGEEVAEYNGAYKASKGMLDEFGPERVIDTPISELGFSGIGIGSAMNGNRPIIEFMTFNFALVGIDQIINNAAKMRQMSGGQFNIPIVFRGPTGSAGQLAATHSQAFESWFANCPGLKVIVPSNPYDAKGLLKAAIRDDDPVIFMESEQMYGDKGEVPEEEYIIPIGVADIKREGTDVTIVSFGKIIKEAYKAADELEKDGISCEIIDLRTVRPLDYEAIYKSVKKTNRLVILEEAWPFGNVATEITYQVQENAFDYLDAPIIKINTADTPAPYSPELLKNWLPNSEDVVKAVKKVLYK
- a CDS encoding electron transfer flavoprotein subunit beta/FixA family protein; protein product: MKILVCISHVPDTTSKINFTDNNTKFDTNGVQFVINPNDEFGLTRAMWFKEKQGASVDVINVGGAETEPTLRKALAIGADNAIRVNTPATDGFQVAKQLANVAKEGGYDLIIAGRESIDYNGGMVPGMLAALLKANFVNTCIGLEVEGTQAKVVREIDGGKETVTAKLPLIIGAQKGLVEESDLRIPNMRGIMMARKKPLNVVEPVDVTVQTKIEKFEKPAPKGAVKLIDPDNLDELIQLLHTEAKVI
- a CDS encoding winged helix-turn-helix domain-containing protein; its protein translation is MFLIYLKENKFKTRHELCDYLGIDPRTQQRWTKQYLENGISFLLTDLPKNKKSKIITPEIHKELEKRLNSSDQGFLGYWDAQAWVNNEFDIDIQYHWLRKYLIKHFKTKLKSPRKSHYKKDEEAGKAFLKTP
- a CDS encoding inorganic diphosphatase gives rise to the protein MSETFDVLIEIPKGSRNKYEYDFELKKVRYDRMIFSSMMYPADYGFIPNTLALDSDPLDVLVLVAEPTFPGIVMEVKPIGVFHMADEKGPDEKIICVPVSDPIWNRLNDLDDVNGHLLKEIEHFFKVYKDLEKKKVDVGGWGNADEAKEIIRQCIERYKNYEGDKERFGI